One window of the Candidatus Zixiibacteriota bacterium genome contains the following:
- a CDS encoding conserved membrane hypothetical protein (Evidence 4 : Unknown function but conserved in other organisms) yields the protein MKPERPRRIIGIFAVASFLNDLGSDMIYPIWPLFVTSVLGANMAVLGFIDGLGDAIVSISQAASGYISDRIKRRKIFISVGYALGAISRVGYGLSRSWPQLIPIRILDRSGKIRSAPRDAIIADISVRENRGGNFGILRAMDNLGAVCGILASIALLPILGYRKIFFLAALPSVLAVLLITFGVKEQRDTIKTIYKGMRLRDLNPNFRLFLIASAIFSLGAFSYSFLLIFAEKNGFRMTTVPALYLLFTAVAFVTSIPFGRLADRIGRKKVIGIAFLLWGLVSVCLLMEKSLAVIIIAFVLYGMHRGALDTVQKAFVSELCPAEYRASALGGFQMVIGLGALPASFIAGILWDKVGPAAPFLLSLSLTAVALILMVFVKEKEQPPF from the coding sequence ATGAAACCGGAACGTCCGCGGCGAATAATTGGCATTTTTGCGGTGGCCTCGTTTTTAAACGACCTCGGCTCCGATATGATTTATCCCATCTGGCCGCTTTTTGTCACGTCCGTTCTCGGCGCCAACATGGCGGTGCTCGGATTTATCGATGGCCTCGGCGACGCCATCGTTTCTATTTCCCAGGCCGCCTCGGGATATATTTCCGACCGAATCAAACGAAGAAAGATCTTTATCAGCGTCGGCTATGCTCTGGGAGCAATTTCTCGGGTGGGCTATGGCCTTTCCCGTTCCTGGCCGCAATTGATACCGATACGGATTCTTGACCGTTCGGGCAAAATTCGGAGTGCTCCCCGCGACGCCATAATTGCCGATATTTCGGTTCGCGAAAATCGCGGGGGGAATTTCGGAATCTTAAGGGCGATGGATAATCTTGGAGCGGTCTGCGGCATCCTGGCCAGCATCGCTCTTCTGCCGATTTTGGGCTACCGCAAAATTTTTTTCCTGGCCGCGCTTCCCTCGGTGCTGGCTGTCCTTCTGATTACATTTGGCGTGAAAGAGCAGCGCGATACAATCAAGACCATTTATAAAGGGATGCGGCTGCGGGATCTGAACCCGAATTTTCGTCTGTTTCTGATAGCCAGCGCCATTTTTTCTCTCGGAGCCTTCAGTTATTCTTTCCTCCTGATATTTGCCGAGAAGAACGGCTTCAGAATGACAACCGTGCCGGCGCTTTATCTGCTCTTTACGGCGGTGGCATTTGTGACTTCGATACCTTTCGGGCGGTTGGCGGACAGAATTGGGCGCAAGAAAGTCATTGGGATCGCATTTCTATTATGGGGACTGGTATCGGTTTGTCTGTTGATGGAGAAGAGCCTTGCCGTCATTATCATCGCCTTTGTTCTATATGGTATGCATCGAGGAGCTCTGGATACGGTCCAGAAGGCTTTTGTTTCGGAACTTTGTCCCGCCGAATATCGGGCCAGCGCCCTGGGCGGATTTCAGATGGTTATCGGGCTGGGTGCCCTGCCGGCCTCGTTCATAGCCGGAATTCTGTGGGACAAAGTTGGCCCGGCGGCGCCGTTCCTTCTATCTCTGTCACTGACCGCTGTGGCGCTAATTCTGATGGTCTTCGTGAAAGAAAAGGAACAACCTCCATTTTGA
- a CDS encoding conserved hypothetical protein (Evidence 4 : Unknown function but conserved in other organisms) — MPRPKCARQIACRPEVVYFKPRGVPLRSLVEVVLEKDELEALRLADCEGLYQEEAALRMKISRPTFGRIIDSAHRKVAEALLDGKALRIDGGNVEMVEERNFKCRDCGHEWAVAFGTGRPQECPNCRSLNLHRSDRGFGQGGGRRNRGQACRGGGQWKRNRETA; from the coding sequence ATGCCGCGACCAAAGTGCGCTCGACAAATAGCCTGCCGGCCCGAGGTAGTCTATTTCAAACCCCGGGGCGTTCCCTTGCGATCGCTTGTGGAAGTCGTTCTGGAAAAGGATGAGCTCGAGGCGCTTCGCCTGGCCGATTGCGAGGGCCTGTACCAGGAGGAAGCTGCTTTGCGGATGAAAATTTCCCGGCCGACCTTTGGCCGGATTATCGATTCGGCTCACAGGAAAGTGGCTGAAGCCCTGCTTGACGGCAAAGCTCTCCGCATAGATGGAGGTAATGTTGAAATGGTGGAAGAGAGAAATTTTAAATGTCGTGACTGCGGTCACGAATGGGCGGTGGCTTTCGGAACCGGTCGTCCGCAGGAATGCCCCAACTGCCGCAGCCTGAATCTACATCGCTCCGATCGGGGTTTTGGCCAGGGGGGCGGACGGCGCAACCGGGGACAGGCATGTCGCGGGGGCGGGCAATGGAAAAGAAACAGGGAAACCGCTTAG
- a CDS encoding hypothetical protein (Evidence 5 : Unknown function), giving the protein MSAVLTPHVGPIHEGSAKVHLRGRIDLRFRSNKDLFPGLLQIVKYPSAHAPRNDNRTISKRLYNWSMAVMMARLMVAFGLQDMHGEAVEPIFTADYRTIVCIKNDETSGPPKMGSNCLLIVGYNCDFHNLFFLFLSNMLKCSPSCLNKVAPHRGHFSSMQGILG; this is encoded by the coding sequence ATGAGCGCCGTGCTCACACCGCATGTCGGGCCGATTCACGAGGGTTCCGCCAAGGTACATCTGCGCGGCCGTATCGACCTCCGATTCCGAAGTAATAAAGACCTCTTTCCCGGCCTCCTTCAGATCGTCAAATATCCTTCGGCCCATGCCCCGAGAAATGACAACCGTACAATCTCGAAGCGCCTCTATAATTGGTCCATGGCTGTGATGATGGCCCGGCTCATGGTGGCGTTCGGGTTGCAGGACATGCATGGTGAAGCGGTTGAGCCGATATTCACGGCCGATTACAGAACCATTGTCTGTATTAAAAATGACGAAACCAGCGGCCCGCCCAAAATGGGCAGCAATTGTCTTTTGATCGTCGGATACAATTGCGATTTTCATAATTTGTTCTTCCTCTTTTTATCTAATATGCTAAAATGCTCGCCCTCTTGTCTTAATAAGGTCGCGCCGCACCGCGGACATTTCTCTTCAATGCAGGGGATATTGGGATAA
- a CDS encoding hypothetical protein (Evidence 5 : Unknown function) has product MLGVDGLREGILFIFLLTPEEITNQKCYKQGLFFLFSGIIEEKLAENRLSLNRIAEIGD; this is encoded by the coding sequence ATGCTGGGCGTCGACGGCTTAAGGGAAGGAATCTTGTTCATTTTCCTTTTGACTCCAGAAGAGATTACGAATCAAAAATGCTATAAACAAGGACTTTTTTTCCTATTTTCAGGAATCATTGAGGAGAAACTGGCTGAGAATAGACTCTCGTTAAATCGAATTGCGGAGATCGGGGATTAG
- a CDS encoding conserved exported hypothetical protein (Evidence 4 : Unknown function but conserved in other organisms) gives MLKRVSLVLVALTLLVIAGCSKAPEVEMQAAQAGLDAAKTAEAQDYAPDAFRMASDTLNAAMAAKQEQDSKFALFRSYGKSKEMFVRAKALADNASTQAAQEKERVKQEVTNLITQAQAAIDSAAAALKKAPKGKGNKAEIELINNDLVGVQASFTEAQNDFNAGKYKVAQAKVQAVIQKADSIINEIAMAAAKKAGK, from the coding sequence ATGTTGAAGAGAGTATCATTGGTTCTTGTCGCCCTGACGCTGCTGGTGATTGCCGGTTGCAGTAAGGCTCCTGAAGTTGAGATGCAGGCGGCTCAGGCGGGGTTGGATGCGGCGAAAACCGCTGAGGCTCAGGATTATGCTCCCGATGCATTCAGAATGGCATCCGATACTTTGAACGCCGCTATGGCTGCCAAGCAGGAGCAGGATTCCAAATTCGCACTTTTCCGCTCGTATGGCAAATCGAAAGAAATGTTTGTCCGGGCCAAAGCTCTGGCTGACAACGCTTCTACTCAGGCCGCTCAGGAAAAAGAGCGTGTGAAACAGGAAGTGACGAATTTAATCACCCAGGCCCAGGCCGCTATCGACAGTGCCGCCGCGGCATTGAAGAAAGCTCCTAAAGGCAAGGGAAATAAAGCCGAGATCGAATTGATCAACAATGATCTCGTCGGCGTTCAGGCCTCCTTCACGGAAGCTCAGAACGATTTCAACGCCGGCAAATACAAAGTGGCTCAGGCCAAGGTTCAGGCTGTAATTCAGAAGGCCGACAGCATCATCAATGAAATAGCCATGGCCGCGGCGAAGAAGGCGGGCAAGTAG
- a CDS encoding putative ErfK/YbiS/YcfS/YnhG family protein (Evidence 3 : Putative function from multiple computational evidences), which translates to MRKLIIGFGIILLLIGAVIVLFVGAPNPPTVSLEHAKQMLNKAEKAASLRYSPEMYRAAEDLIKIGWMEMARQNGRLAPFRNYKTADSLLTLAYQKASDAADQAQKTLQNLQATVQGERNQLYDELLEWRESLNGTLAKNDGEAYWNRAEMAYKTSEKLMNMGEYEEARSKIILGKESLRHLGKIVADYSNDEAQKLHIWQRWVQETIDNSRADGTYAVIVDKGKHKAYLIHRGKLKLTFDCDLGYNPSTQKLFAGDGATPEGKYYVTAVKGNGASRYYKALLINYPNATDRQRFAESKSRGIISKRSRIGGLIEIHGEGGRNRDWTEGCVALSNRDMDRLMQYISIGTPVTIVRRSNNWP; encoded by the coding sequence ATGCGGAAACTCATTATTGGCTTCGGAATCATTCTCCTTCTGATCGGAGCTGTTATAGTATTATTCGTCGGGGCTCCGAATCCTCCGACAGTGTCGCTGGAGCACGCCAAGCAGATGCTCAACAAAGCTGAAAAGGCGGCTTCGTTGCGCTACTCCCCTGAAATGTACCGTGCCGCCGAGGACTTAATCAAAATCGGATGGATGGAAATGGCTCGTCAGAACGGCCGGTTGGCCCCGTTTCGCAATTATAAAACGGCCGATTCGCTCTTGACCCTGGCTTACCAGAAAGCATCGGACGCCGCCGATCAGGCCCAGAAAACTCTACAAAATCTTCAAGCGACTGTGCAGGGAGAACGTAACCAATTATATGACGAGTTGCTCGAATGGCGGGAGTCGCTTAACGGCACTCTGGCCAAAAATGACGGCGAAGCTTACTGGAACCGGGCCGAAATGGCCTATAAGACCAGTGAAAAACTTATGAATATGGGCGAATACGAAGAGGCGCGAAGTAAAATAATTCTGGGTAAAGAATCATTGCGGCATCTGGGTAAAATCGTGGCCGACTATTCCAATGATGAGGCCCAGAAACTTCATATCTGGCAGCGCTGGGTCCAGGAAACAATCGACAATTCACGCGCTGACGGTACCTACGCGGTCATTGTCGATAAAGGAAAACACAAGGCATATCTTATTCACCGGGGAAAATTGAAGTTGACTTTCGATTGCGATCTCGGCTACAACCCCTCGACACAAAAACTGTTTGCCGGAGATGGCGCCACTCCGGAAGGCAAATATTATGTGACGGCCGTCAAGGGCAACGGCGCCAGCAGGTATTATAAGGCCCTGCTCATAAATTACCCTAACGCCACCGATCGCCAGCGATTCGCGGAAAGCAAATCCCGGGGAATTATTTCAAAACGATCCCGCATCGGAGGGCTTATCGAAATTCACGGAGAAGGCGGGCGAAATCGCGACTGGACCGAAGGGTGTGTGGCGCTGTCAAACCGGGATATGGATCGTCTGATGCAATATATTTCAATCGGGACGCCGGTAACAATTGTGCGGCGCTCCAACAACTGGCCATGA
- a CDS encoding conserved hypothetical protein (Evidence 4 : Unknown function but conserved in other organisms) → MKKLVLFVILPLMIIIAGGVIYLLTLTPGDAGEADSPVYADSISAVLPKDAKAAKKALVSARANMTKLRPRKPYLVIDTHANKIFLRTEDSVLIEATCSTGSGGEYIDSTTGRKWIFNTPRGIFKISNKIPHPWWRKPDWAFLEEGETIPKDEGERLDPNMMGDYAMGFGDGYFVHGTIYERLLGINVTHGCVRVGSDDLEKIYNKTPIGTALYIF, encoded by the coding sequence ATGAAAAAGTTAGTACTTTTTGTCATATTACCGCTGATGATCATTATTGCCGGCGGTGTAATTTATCTTCTGACACTGACACCCGGCGACGCGGGAGAAGCGGATTCACCGGTTTACGCCGACAGCATTTCGGCGGTGTTGCCCAAAGACGCCAAGGCCGCCAAAAAGGCCCTGGTCTCGGCCCGCGCCAATATGACAAAATTGAGGCCGCGCAAGCCGTATTTGGTTATTGATACCCACGCTAATAAAATTTTCCTGCGGACCGAAGATTCCGTTCTGATCGAGGCCACCTGTTCCACCGGTTCCGGCGGCGAATATATCGACAGCACCACCGGGCGAAAGTGGATTTTTAATACCCCCCGGGGTATTTTTAAAATCAGTAACAAGATTCCCCATCCCTGGTGGCGCAAGCCGGACTGGGCCTTTCTCGAAGAAGGCGAAACTATCCCCAAAGATGAAGGGGAACGTCTCGATCCCAATATGATGGGCGATTACGCCATGGGGTTCGGCGACGGCTATTTTGTGCACGGCACTATTTATGAACGTCTGCTCGGGATAAATGTCACGCACGGGTGTGTTCGGGTCGGGTCCGATGACCTCGAGAAAATTTACAATAAAACGCCGATAGGAACCGCATTATATATCTTTTAG
- a CDS encoding exported hypothetical protein (Evidence 5 : Unknown function), which translates to MKYRVLILPLIFLLLIGGCRSKETTKAAEPSVKKKAAGAETGKPEEVYLLLQSELKLAKEKKVYLVIDIPNREILLKLGGVTVWNDPIKIDPAGDSDSLKDFARKFTDGNKVFIRPVIDKHLYAASDKSSDSVLKIVSEVVRAKIDLMQRVIPERFEILWANDLLLDIRTDVPGKPPSKFKNTVVELQHALQRPFGESHVVIRMNADQAITLYRVAERGLPTLIYPGN; encoded by the coding sequence ATGAAATACCGGGTTCTCATTCTTCCATTAATTTTCCTTTTGCTTATCGGCGGCTGTCGTTCAAAGGAAACCACAAAAGCCGCCGAACCATCCGTAAAAAAGAAGGCCGCCGGCGCAGAAACCGGTAAACCCGAAGAAGTGTACCTCCTTCTCCAGTCGGAATTGAAACTGGCCAAAGAGAAAAAGGTATATCTGGTAATCGACATTCCCAATCGGGAGATTCTTCTCAAACTGGGCGGGGTGACGGTCTGGAATGATCCGATAAAAATCGATCCTGCCGGGGACTCGGACAGCCTGAAAGATTTCGCCCGCAAATTTACCGACGGCAATAAGGTCTTCATCCGCCCCGTGATTGATAAACATCTGTATGCCGCATCGGATAAGAGTTCCGATTCGGTTCTCAAAATTGTCAGTGAAGTGGTGCGGGCCAAAATCGATCTGATGCAGCGGGTCATTCCGGAACGATTCGAGATCCTCTGGGCCAACGACCTGCTTTTGGATATCCGCACCGATGTCCCCGGAAAGCCGCCCTCAAAATTCAAAAATACCGTGGTGGAACTTCAGCACGCTCTTCAGCGTCCTTTCGGCGAATCGCATGTGGTTATCCGTATGAACGCCGACCAGGCCATTACTCTGTACCGGGTGGCGGAGCGGGGCCTGCCAACTTTGATTTATCCCGGCAATTGA
- a CDS encoding Predicted membrane protein yields MRPHPEIEKGDRLEITIGNLLRIGVLISAGVVLFGGIIYLWKYGLTRPDYSTFTEMPKSLKELPQIISQSFQLRSQAIIQLGLLLLIATPIARVAFSVAAFLKQRDYFYTVVTLIVLIILLFSLSGG; encoded by the coding sequence ATGAGGCCTCATCCAGAAATAGAAAAAGGCGATCGCCTGGAAATTACCATCGGCAATCTTCTACGGATCGGGGTTCTTATCTCGGCGGGGGTGGTTCTTTTCGGCGGAATTATTTATCTCTGGAAGTACGGCCTGACCCGCCCCGACTATTCGACTTTTACTGAAATGCCGAAATCCCTTAAAGAACTGCCGCAAATTATATCACAGTCGTTCCAACTCCGCAGTCAGGCCATCATTCAATTGGGATTATTATTATTGATTGCTACGCCGATCGCACGGGTGGCCTTTTCGGTCGCGGCGTTTTTAAAGCAGAGAGATTATTTTTATACGGTAGTCACTTTAATAGTCTTGATAATTTTGCTCTTCAGTCTGTCTGGGGGATAA
- a CDS encoding conserved membrane hypothetical protein (Evidence 4 : Unknown function but conserved in other organisms): protein MNTIEFSGFIAAGSLLAGFLGSLTGLGGGVVIVPMLTLLFGVDIRLAVGASLVSVIATSSGAAAAYVKEGFSNIRIGMFLEMATTVGAIIGAFLHPYLSTGLIAVIFGVVLIYSAFFSARPRKNEDELIPQDKLATRLRMNSTFPTAEGLRSYNVKNVPQGFSLMFIAGTLSGLLGIGSGAMKVLAMDQIMRIPFKVSTTTSNFMIGVTAAASAGIYLSQGYIRPGLAMPVMLGVLAGSLIGARILVKTATSKLRLVFGIVVVIMALEMIYKGITGGI, encoded by the coding sequence ATGAATACGATTGAGTTCTCCGGGTTTATCGCCGCCGGTTCTCTTCTGGCCGGATTTCTCGGTTCTCTGACGGGGCTGGGAGGGGGTGTCGTCATTGTACCGATGCTCACTCTCTTATTCGGAGTCGACATTCGTCTGGCGGTCGGGGCCTCCCTGGTGTCGGTCATCGCAACATCGTCCGGCGCCGCCGCGGCCTACGTGAAAGAAGGATTTTCAAATATCCGCATCGGGATGTTTCTGGAGATGGCAACCACGGTTGGGGCAATAATCGGCGCCTTCCTGCACCCGTATCTTTCGACCGGGCTAATTGCGGTGATATTCGGCGTCGTCCTCATCTATTCGGCCTTTTTCTCGGCCCGCCCCAGGAAAAATGAGGATGAATTGATTCCTCAGGACAAACTGGCCACCCGCCTCAGGATGAATAGCACTTTTCCGACAGCCGAAGGATTGCGAAGTTACAATGTCAAAAATGTTCCGCAGGGATTTAGCCTGATGTTTATAGCGGGAACTCTTTCCGGACTTTTGGGGATCGGCTCCGGCGCGATGAAAGTTCTGGCCATGGACCAGATTATGCGGATTCCCTTTAAAGTTTCGACGACTACCAGCAATTTTATGATCGGGGTCACGGCCGCCGCCAGTGCGGGGATATATTTATCCCAGGGGTACATCCGTCCCGGCCTGGCGATGCCGGTGATGCTGGGGGTTCTGGCGGGGTCTCTTATCGGCGCCCGAATTCTGGTCAAAACGGCGACATCAAAATTGCGCCTGGTTTTCGGAATTGTGGTCGTGATCATGGCCCTCGAAATGATATACAAAGGAATAACGGGCGGTATCTGA
- the tsaD gene encoding tRNA N6-adenosine threonylcarbamoyltransferase yields MLTLGIETSCDETSVALVRGKDEILSNIILSQVVHKKFGGVVPELASREHLKSIIPVYTEALQAADVKPEEIELVAATYGPGLVGALLVGLNFGKGLAYGWNKPFIAVNHLEGHVAANFLIHRDIPDRHLTLIISGGHTSLVLVDGFGNYRVLGQTKDDAVGEAYDKVAKILGLGYPGGAEIDRLSQLGDRRYFRFPRGVIKENSFDFSYSGLKTAVALHIKNLTDDELAEHRADIAASFQEAAIEVLVDKTVRAVMEFNIDTVSLSGGVASNSRLKDLMEAKLRAVGAEFYYPPPSLCTDNAAMIAAAGYMRFLRDGPSPLNINAVPYLKLAARGVRGL; encoded by the coding sequence ATGCTGACTTTAGGTATAGAAACGTCATGCGATGAGACTTCGGTTGCCCTTGTCCGCGGCAAAGACGAAATTCTGTCCAATATCATTCTGAGTCAAGTTGTTCATAAAAAATTCGGGGGTGTGGTGCCCGAATTGGCCAGCCGGGAACATCTCAAATCTATAATCCCGGTATACACCGAGGCTCTTCAGGCCGCCGATGTAAAGCCGGAGGAAATAGAATTGGTGGCGGCCACATACGGCCCCGGGCTCGTTGGGGCACTTCTGGTCGGGCTGAATTTTGGCAAGGGATTGGCGTATGGATGGAACAAACCATTCATCGCCGTAAATCATCTCGAAGGGCACGTGGCCGCCAATTTCCTGATTCACAGGGATATTCCGGATCGGCACCTGACATTGATTATTTCCGGCGGACATACTTCGCTGGTTCTTGTGGACGGATTTGGAAATTACCGGGTACTGGGGCAGACCAAGGATGATGCCGTCGGTGAGGCCTATGATAAAGTAGCCAAAATACTGGGATTGGGGTACCCGGGCGGAGCGGAAATCGACCGCTTATCGCAGTTGGGAGATCGCCGTTACTTTCGCTTTCCTCGGGGTGTGATCAAGGAGAATAGTTTTGATTTTTCATATTCGGGCTTGAAGACGGCGGTGGCTCTTCATATTAAAAACCTCACCGATGATGAACTTGCGGAGCATCGCGCCGATATTGCGGCATCGTTTCAAGAAGCGGCTATCGAGGTCCTTGTGGACAAGACTGTCAGGGCCGTCATGGAATTCAATATTGATACAGTCTCGTTATCCGGCGGCGTGGCGTCGAACAGCCGCTTGAAAGATCTGATGGAGGCGAAACTTAGAGCAGTCGGGGCGGAATTCTATTATCCCCCACCGTCGCTTTGCACCGACAATGCCGCCATGATTGCCGCCGCCGGTTATATGCGGTTCCTCCGCGATGGACCGTCCCCTTTGAACATCAATGCCGTGCCGTATCTTAAATTGGCGGCCAGAGGGGTTCGGGGCTTATGA
- a CDS encoding hypothetical protein (Evidence 5 : Unknown function) — MRKPKIFENLWVKLASLILAGLLWFHVATNKVYQQDVLMPLKQVDLTGKLLLAEPPPESVMVRVTATGKKLLQSNWRTGGLKLLINRSQPGRFKTELNPSNFSLINGDKIEISEVLYPREYEFECDRKQEKRLPVRSRIVAVPDDGFAVSGPDSISPDIVTVSGPADQIKDLAYIDTKYEILKGARNDITMRIPIEKPNIYSMEIDPESVTVNVRLIPIKSKSFKGIPVRVKNAPSGRIVEVFPPKIDVRAGGLQKNIDSITSLKISAYADYNQANDRGMAPIEITLPPGISLVSRSADSVRIIKE; from the coding sequence ATGCGGAAGCCGAAGATATTTGAAAATCTTTGGGTTAAACTGGCCTCGCTGATTCTGGCGGGGCTTCTCTGGTTCCATGTGGCGACCAATAAAGTGTATCAGCAGGACGTTTTGATGCCCCTGAAGCAAGTTGATTTGACGGGTAAACTGCTTCTGGCGGAGCCGCCCCCGGAATCGGTCATGGTGCGGGTCACCGCCACCGGAAAAAAGCTTCTTCAGTCCAATTGGAGAACGGGCGGACTCAAACTTCTGATAAATCGCAGTCAGCCGGGACGGTTCAAAACAGAATTGAACCCCTCGAATTTCAGCCTGATAAATGGGGATAAAATAGAAATTTCCGAGGTCCTTTATCCCCGGGAGTATGAATTCGAATGCGATAGAAAGCAGGAGAAACGTCTCCCGGTACGATCCCGAATAGTGGCTGTCCCCGACGACGGCTTTGCTGTGAGCGGTCCGGATTCCATATCGCCGGATATTGTCACGGTCAGTGGACCGGCCGATCAAATAAAGGATCTGGCTTATATTGACACCAAGTATGAAATTCTTAAGGGCGCCCGCAATGACATAACCATGAGGATTCCGATTGAGAAACCAAATATCTATAGTATGGAAATCGACCCGGAGTCGGTGACGGTCAATGTTCGACTGATTCCCATTAAGTCGAAGAGCTTTAAGGGTATACCGGTTCGAGTCAAAAATGCCCCTTCGGGCCGGATTGTGGAAGTGTTTCCGCCGAAGATTGATGTTCGGGCCGGGGGTTTGCAGAAGAATATCGATTCCATTACATCCCTCAAAATCTCCGCGTATGCCGACTACAATCAGGCCAATGACAGAGGAATGGCGCCGATTGAAATTACACTGCCGCCCGGGATTTCTCTGGTGTCGCGCTCGGCCGACTCGGTCCGAATTATCAAAGAGTGA
- a CDS encoding conserved hypothetical protein (Evidence 4 : Unknown function but conserved in other organisms), producing the protein MSEHEFPVCLKCNRGSLLPLSDYGRDGATITYKAWVCSNPECGFSLRIDNGEISYGKPIGISTK; encoded by the coding sequence ATGTCGGAGCATGAATTTCCGGTTTGTTTAAAATGTAACAGAGGGAGCCTTCTGCCGCTCTCCGATTACGGGCGCGACGGCGCCACAATTACATATAAGGCCTGGGTCTGTTCCAATCCGGAATGCGGCTTTTCCCTGCGGATAGATAATGGCGAGATAAGTTACGGTAAGCCGATAGGGATTTCAACGAAGTGA